In Carassius gibelio isolate Cgi1373 ecotype wild population from Czech Republic chromosome B2, carGib1.2-hapl.c, whole genome shotgun sequence, a single genomic region encodes these proteins:
- the LOC127950505 gene encoding tripartite motif-containing protein 16 isoform X1 — translation MARTMAGTNISVAQLSCSICLKLLTDPVTLTCGHSYCTSCITGCWDQDDQKRVYSCPQCRQTFTPRPVLGKNTMLAEVVENLRKRKLEAAQLDHYYAEPGDVECDVCTGEKNKAIKSCLVCLNSYCQSHFECHEELHPGKRHKVTDVAGQLQEMICTQHEKLKEIFCRTDQCCICYLCMLDEHKKHDTVSAGAERTKKQTQLDEIQIKFQKRIQERETELEELRESIESYKRSAQTAVEDTERIFTELIRSIERRRSEVTQLIRDQEKSAVSRAEEQLKRLEQEIEDLRRRDAELEHFSHTENHIHFLQSFQSLSVSPGSTDSPSITVSSCFSFNDVGKSVSHLREKLEHFCREEIEKIHGKAKYIDINPNPEFKTRDEFLQYFFQFTVDSNTVHKNLHLSKGNRVITYTFRDQLYPDHSDRFDTKEQALCEESVCGRSYWEVEWSGRVEMSVSYKSISRKDNEKDKNEEDDNNYDTCEFGRNDQSWSLFCSDSSCSFWHNNKGTKLPAVSRSSRIGVYVDHGAGTLSFYSVSDTMTLIHRVHTTFIQPLYPGFMNYYDSVVKLCEISKY, via the exons ATGGCACGTACAATGGCAGGAACTAATATTTCAGTGGCTCAGTTAAGTTGTTCAATCTGTCTAAAGCTACTGACAGATCCAGTGACCCTcacctgtggacacagttactgtacgAGCTGTATTACAGGCTGCTGGGATCAGGACGATCAGAAGAGAGTCTACAGCTgccctcagtgcagacagaccttcacTCCAAGACCTGTCTTAGGTAAAAACACCATGCTGGCTGAAGTGGTGGAGAATCTaaggaagagaaaactagaagCAGCTCAACTTGATCACTATTATGCTGAACCTGGAGATGTGGAGTGTGATGTCTGTACTGGGGAGAAAAATAAAGCCAtcaagtcctgtctggtgtgtctgAACTCTTACTGTCAAAGCCATTTTGAATGTCATGAAGAACTTCACCCAGGAAAACGACATAAAGTCACTGATGTCGCTGGACAACTACAGGAGATGATCTGCACTCAGCATGAAAAGTTGAAGGAAATCTTCTGTCGTACTGATCAGTGCTGTATATGTTATCTTTGTATGTTGGATGAACATAAAAAACACGACACTGTATCAGCTGGAGCAGAGAGGACTAAGAAACAG aCACAATTGGATGAGATACAAATAAAATTCCAGAAGAGAATccaggagagagagacagagcttgAGGAGCTGAGAGAGTCTATAGAGTCTTACAAG cgctcagcacagacagcagtggaggacactgagaggatctttactgagctgatccgctccattgagagaagaCGCTCTGAGGTGACACagctgatcagagatcaggaaaagtctgcagtgagtcgagctgaagaacaACTGAagcgactggagcaggagatTGAAGAcctgaggaggagagacgctgagctggagcaTTTTTCACACACAGAGAACCACATCCATTTCCTCCAG agtttccagtctctctctgtttctccagGATCAACAGACTCACCCAGCATCACTGTCAGCTCTTGCTTTTCTTTTAATGATGTTGGTAAATCTGTGTCTCATCTAAGAGAAAAACTTGAACATTTCTGCAGAGAGGAGATAGAAAAGATTCATGGTAAAG CAAAATATATTGATATCAATCCCAACCCTGAATTCAAGACAAGGGATGAGTTTCTACAGT ATTTCTTCCAgttcacagtggattcaaacacAGTTCATAAAAACCTCCATCTGTCTAAAGGGAACAGAGTAATTACTTACACTTTCAGAGACCAGCTGTATCCTGATCACTCTGACAGATTTGATACTAAGGAGCAGGCATTGTgtgaagagagtgtgtgtggacgctctTACTGGGAAGTGGAGTGGAGTGGTCGGGTGGAAAtgtcagtgtcatataagagcatcagcaggaaggaCAATGAAAAGGACAAAAATGAAGAAGATGATAATAATTATGACACATGTGAATTTGGAcgtaatgatcagtcctggagtttgttCTGCTCTGACTCCAGCTGCTCATTCTGGCACAATAACAAAGGGACTAAACTCCCTGCGGTCTCCAGATCTTCTAGaataggagtgtatgtggatcacggtgcaggaactctgtccttctacagcgtctctgacacaatgaccCTCATTCACAGAGTACACACCACATTCATTCAGCCTCTCTATCCTGGGTTTATGAATTATTATGACTCAGTTGTGAAACTGTGTGagatatcaaaatattaa
- the LOC127950505 gene encoding E3 ubiquitin/ISG15 ligase TRIM25 isoform X2 — protein sequence MARTMAGTNISVAQLSCSICLKLLTDPVTLTCGHSYCTSCITGCWDQDDQKRVYSCPQCRQTFTPRPVLGKNTMLAEVVENLRKRKLEAAQLDHYYAEPGDVECDVCTGEKNKAIKSCLVCLNSYCQSHFECHEELHPGKRHKVTDVAGQLQEMICTQHEKLKEIFCRTDQCCICYLCMLDEHKKHDTVSAGAERTKKQTQLDEIQIKFQKRIQERETELEELRESIESYKRSAQTAVEDTERIFTELIRSIERRRSEVTQLIRDQEKSAVSRAEEQLKRLEQEIEDLRRRDAELEHFSHTENHIHFLQSFQSLSVSPGSTDSPSITVSSCFSFNDVGKSVSHLREKLEHFCREEIEKIHGKAKYIDINPNPEFKTRDEFLQCKLLNKQISSSSQWIQTQFIKTSICLKGTE from the exons ATGGCACGTACAATGGCAGGAACTAATATTTCAGTGGCTCAGTTAAGTTGTTCAATCTGTCTAAAGCTACTGACAGATCCAGTGACCCTcacctgtggacacagttactgtacgAGCTGTATTACAGGCTGCTGGGATCAGGACGATCAGAAGAGAGTCTACAGCTgccctcagtgcagacagaccttcacTCCAAGACCTGTCTTAGGTAAAAACACCATGCTGGCTGAAGTGGTGGAGAATCTaaggaagagaaaactagaagCAGCTCAACTTGATCACTATTATGCTGAACCTGGAGATGTGGAGTGTGATGTCTGTACTGGGGAGAAAAATAAAGCCAtcaagtcctgtctggtgtgtctgAACTCTTACTGTCAAAGCCATTTTGAATGTCATGAAGAACTTCACCCAGGAAAACGACATAAAGTCACTGATGTCGCTGGACAACTACAGGAGATGATCTGCACTCAGCATGAAAAGTTGAAGGAAATCTTCTGTCGTACTGATCAGTGCTGTATATGTTATCTTTGTATGTTGGATGAACATAAAAAACACGACACTGTATCAGCTGGAGCAGAGAGGACTAAGAAACAG aCACAATTGGATGAGATACAAATAAAATTCCAGAAGAGAATccaggagagagagacagagcttgAGGAGCTGAGAGAGTCTATAGAGTCTTACAAG cgctcagcacagacagcagtggaggacactgagaggatctttactgagctgatccgctccattgagagaagaCGCTCTGAGGTGACACagctgatcagagatcaggaaaagtctgcagtgagtcgagctgaagaacaACTGAagcgactggagcaggagatTGAAGAcctgaggaggagagacgctgagctggagcaTTTTTCACACACAGAGAACCACATCCATTTCCTCCAG agtttccagtctctctctgtttctccagGATCAACAGACTCACCCAGCATCACTGTCAGCTCTTGCTTTTCTTTTAATGATGTTGGTAAATCTGTGTCTCATCTAAGAGAAAAACTTGAACATTTCTGCAGAGAGGAGATAGAAAAGATTCATGGTAAAG CAAAATATATTGATATCAATCCCAACCCTGAATTCAAGACAAGGGATGAGTTTCTACAGTGTAAGTTACTTAACAAACAA ATTTCTTCCAgttcacagtggattcaaacacAGTTCATAAAAACCTCCATCTGTCTAAAGGGAACAGAGTAA